Proteins co-encoded in one Bradyrhizobium sp. 170 genomic window:
- a CDS encoding ABC transporter permease: MRGLGVKAARVAIVVALFAVWEILSRSGIVNPRLLPSASDTLATLGELLQRASVRKDLAVTATEVVTAFALAVPVGALIGFLIAENRYFSDVAKPLLFFAFSIPKSIFLPMFILVFGVGFAQKVGFGFFSTIFIVIMSTTTAVESVKVEHLTVARSYGATPMQTAFRVYLPSMLPVLLEALRISMIFNLTGVILAEMYASRDGIGHQIATWGENFQMKQLLAGVLMIAAIAIAFNELVRWVETRCSHWRT; encoded by the coding sequence CGGGTCGCCATTGTGGTGGCGCTGTTTGCGGTATGGGAAATCCTGTCGCGCAGTGGCATCGTCAATCCGCGCCTGCTCCCTTCCGCCTCCGACACGCTGGCAACGCTCGGTGAGCTGCTGCAGCGGGCGAGCGTGCGCAAGGATCTTGCGGTCACCGCAACAGAAGTGGTGACCGCGTTCGCGCTCGCCGTTCCCGTCGGCGCGCTGATCGGCTTCCTAATCGCGGAGAACCGCTATTTTTCCGACGTGGCAAAGCCGCTGCTGTTCTTCGCCTTCAGCATTCCGAAATCGATCTTCCTGCCGATGTTCATCCTGGTGTTCGGCGTCGGCTTTGCGCAGAAGGTCGGCTTCGGTTTCTTCTCGACCATCTTCATCGTGATCATGTCGACCACGACGGCGGTCGAGTCGGTCAAGGTCGAGCATCTAACGGTCGCCCGCTCCTATGGCGCGACGCCGATGCAGACCGCCTTCCGCGTCTATCTGCCGAGCATGCTCCCCGTTCTGCTGGAGGCGCTGCGGATCTCGATGATCTTCAATCTCACCGGCGTGATCCTCGCCGAAATGTACGCCTCGCGCGACGGCATCGGCCATCAGATCGCGACCTGGGGCGAGAATTTTCAGATGAAGCAGTTGCTGGCCGGCGTGCTGATGATCGCCGCCATCGCGATTGCCTTCAATGAACTGGTCAGATGGGTGGAAACACGATGCAGCCATTGGCGAACATAA
- a CDS encoding ABC transporter ATP-binding protein, with amino-acid sequence MQPLANITPLKPAGAVEVRNVGQIFKTTTQDVVALEDVSLDVKPGRFVVLVGPSGCGKSTLLMMMAGLRQQTSGTISISGAPIPEPDPNRVGVVFQEPSLFPWLTAEENVEFPLALRRVAKSERRAKAQDALKLVGLDGFGKRHPHELSGGMKQRVSIARGLVQDPPVLLMDEPFAALDEQTRMTMGDELLRIWAATGKTVVFVTHSLTEAVYLADEVIVMSPRPGRIVDHLQVSLPRPRTYEMLSGDAFGTLRDRIWRHIRKSA; translated from the coding sequence ATGCAGCCATTGGCGAACATAACCCCGCTGAAGCCGGCCGGCGCGGTCGAGGTCCGCAATGTCGGGCAGATCTTCAAGACCACGACGCAGGACGTCGTCGCGCTGGAGGACGTTTCGCTCGACGTCAAGCCCGGCCGCTTCGTCGTGCTGGTCGGCCCGAGCGGATGCGGCAAGTCGACGCTTCTGATGATGATGGCCGGCCTGCGCCAACAGACCTCGGGCACCATCTCCATCAGCGGCGCGCCGATCCCCGAGCCCGACCCGAACCGGGTCGGCGTGGTATTTCAGGAGCCGAGCCTGTTTCCCTGGCTGACGGCGGAAGAGAATGTCGAGTTTCCGCTGGCGCTGCGCCGCGTCGCCAAGAGCGAACGCCGCGCCAAGGCGCAGGATGCGCTCAAACTCGTCGGCCTCGACGGTTTCGGCAAGCGCCATCCGCATGAATTGTCCGGCGGCATGAAGCAGCGCGTCTCGATCGCGCGCGGGCTGGTGCAGGACCCGCCGGTGCTGCTGATGGACGAACCGTTCGCCGCGCTGGACGAACAGACCCGCATGACCATGGGCGACGAGCTGCTGCGGATCTGGGCGGCCACCGGCAAGACCGTGGTATTCGTCACCCACAGCCTGACCGAAGCGGTCTATCTCGCCGACGAGGTGATCGTGATGTCGCCACGCCCCGGCCGCATCGTCGATCATCTGCAGGTCTCGCTGCCCCGCCCGCGCACCTATGAGATGCTGAGCGGCGACGCGTTCGGCACCTTGCGCGACCGCATCTGGCGGCATATCCGCAAATCGGCATGA
- a CDS encoding ABC transporter permease translates to MSAATLRRLIVIGLIALWEILPRAGLIPELFLPSLSSTLAAGWNEAGEYGHALAVTLYEVAISMAFACGGGILLGAIVGSLPRPRILIMPMVSSLYAVPLVILYPVFTVWLGIGSESKIAFASIYGFLPTMLATAAGIQTIDPQLLLAARSMGATLSQRLVRVIIPAAIPTVLSGLRVGGALVIVGVVVSEMLISSAGIGYLISRYRTILDSPHVFAGVLLVLAMAIAFNAAIKWIERKAAIWQTGSRSGQRAADEITAGAIQPAT, encoded by the coding sequence ATGAGCGCTGCAACGCTTCGCAGATTAATCGTGATCGGCCTGATTGCGCTGTGGGAAATCCTGCCGCGCGCAGGTCTCATTCCCGAACTGTTCCTGCCATCGCTGTCGTCGACACTCGCGGCTGGCTGGAACGAGGCGGGCGAATACGGCCATGCCCTTGCCGTGACGCTCTACGAGGTCGCGATTTCGATGGCGTTCGCCTGCGGCGGCGGCATCCTGTTAGGGGCCATCGTCGGCAGCCTGCCGCGGCCGCGCATCCTGATCATGCCGATGGTCTCGAGCCTCTATGCGGTGCCGCTGGTCATCCTCTATCCCGTCTTCACCGTGTGGCTCGGCATCGGCTCGGAATCCAAGATCGCATTCGCCTCGATCTACGGCTTCCTGCCGACGATGCTGGCGACCGCCGCCGGCATCCAGACCATCGATCCGCAATTGCTGCTCGCCGCCCGCAGCATGGGCGCGACGCTGAGCCAGCGGCTGGTTCGCGTGATCATTCCGGCGGCAATCCCGACCGTGCTGTCGGGCCTGCGCGTCGGCGGCGCACTCGTGATCGTCGGCGTTGTCGTGTCCGAGATGCTGATTTCGTCCGCCGGCATCGGCTATCTGATCTCGCGCTACCGCACCATTCTGGACAGCCCGCATGTGTTTGCCGGCGTTCTCCTGGTGCTTGCGATGGCGATTGCCTTCAACGCCGCGATCAAATGGATCGAGCGCAAGGCCGCAATCTGGCAGACGGGGTCACGTTCCGGCCAGCGCGCCGCCGACGAGATCACCGCCGGCGCCATCCAGCCTGCGACCTGA
- a CDS encoding polysaccharide deacetylase family protein, translating into MFDLTLTFDNGPEPGVTPRVLDILRERGIKTTFFVIGEKLGDPERRRLAARAHGEGHWIGNHTFTHTVPLGQQHDPDAAQHEIGRTQDAIGDLAHPQRWFRPFGGGGNLDARLLKPSVVEYLARNKHSCVLWNAIPRDWDDPDGWADRALEQCRSQPWSLMVLHDLPSGAMNHLECFIDRAGKAGARFHQDFPPDCVPIRSGKIVRSIEPYVSSIEEGTE; encoded by the coding sequence GTGTTCGATCTGACGCTGACATTCGACAATGGTCCCGAGCCCGGCGTGACGCCGCGCGTGCTCGACATCCTGCGCGAACGCGGCATCAAGACGACCTTCTTCGTGATCGGCGAAAAGCTTGGCGACCCCGAACGCCGTCGGCTTGCGGCGCGCGCACACGGCGAGGGCCACTGGATCGGCAATCACACTTTTACGCACACGGTGCCACTCGGGCAGCAACATGATCCCGATGCGGCACAGCATGAGATCGGCCGGACGCAGGATGCGATCGGCGACCTCGCGCACCCACAGCGATGGTTCCGGCCGTTCGGCGGCGGCGGCAATCTCGACGCGCGGCTGCTGAAGCCTTCCGTGGTCGAATATCTCGCCCGCAACAAGCATAGTTGCGTGCTCTGGAACGCGATCCCGCGCGACTGGGACGATCCGGACGGCTGGGCCGACCGGGCCCTGGAGCAGTGCCGGTCGCAGCCGTGGAGCCTCATGGTTCTGCACGACCTGCCCAGCGGCGCGATGAACCATCTCGAATGTTTTATCGACCGCGCCGGGAAAGCCGGCGCGCGCTTCCACCAGGACTTTCCGCCTGATTGCGTTCCGATCCGTTCGGGCAAAATCGTGCGATCCATCGAACCCTATGTGTCCTCTATCGAAGAAGGTACCGAATAA
- a CDS encoding fumarylacetoacetate hydrolase family protein, translating to MKIASFKAGPTATYGLVTNAGIIDAGKRLKEWPTLKTLLANGSLNALGALQGERPDYAFAEIELLPTVPDPDKIFCIGVNYATHLAESGHPTPPHPMIFTRFANSQVGGGQPMIRPLESERFDYEGEMAVIIGKAGRRISRETALAHVAGYACYNDGSIRDWQRHTSQFAPGKNFVGTGGFGPWMVTTDEIPDISKQTIATRLNGVEVQAAPISDLVFDVPALIAYCSTFTELVPGDVIVTGTTGGVGAYRTPPLWMKDGDVVEVEVSGIGVLRNPVKDEAAAAATRAA from the coding sequence ATGAAGATCGCGAGTTTCAAGGCAGGTCCGACGGCAACATACGGCCTGGTAACAAATGCCGGCATCATCGACGCCGGCAAGCGGCTGAAGGAGTGGCCAACCCTGAAGACGTTGCTCGCGAACGGATCGCTCAATGCCCTCGGCGCGCTGCAAGGCGAACGGCCGGACTACGCGTTTGCCGAAATCGAGTTGCTGCCGACCGTTCCCGATCCGGACAAGATATTCTGCATCGGCGTCAACTACGCCACGCATCTCGCCGAAAGCGGCCATCCCACCCCGCCGCACCCGATGATCTTCACCCGTTTCGCCAACAGCCAGGTCGGCGGCGGCCAGCCGATGATCCGGCCGCTCGAGTCCGAGCGCTTCGACTATGAGGGCGAGATGGCCGTCATCATCGGCAAGGCCGGCCGCCGCATTTCGCGCGAGACAGCGCTGGCGCATGTCGCTGGTTATGCCTGCTACAATGACGGCAGCATCCGCGACTGGCAGCGCCACACCTCGCAATTCGCACCGGGGAAGAATTTCGTCGGCACCGGTGGTTTCGGTCCGTGGATGGTCACGACAGACGAGATCCCCGACATCAGCAAGCAGACCATCGCGACCCGCCTCAACGGCGTCGAGGTGCAGGCAGCCCCAATCTCGGACCTCGTTTTCGACGTCCCTGCCCTGATCGCCTACTGCTCGACTTTCACCGAGCTCGTCCCCGGCGACGTCATCGTGACCGGCACCACCGGTGGCGTCGGCGCCTACCGCACGCCGCCGCTCTGGATGAAGGATGGCGATGTGGTCGAGGTCGAGGTGTCGGGCATCGGCGTGCTGCGCAATCCGGTCAAGGATGAGGCCGCGGCCGCTGCGACGCGCGCCGCCTGA
- a CDS encoding uroporphyrinogen decarboxylase family protein: MNLPKHLLPTTVVGSYPQPEWLVDRAMLSKVVPRTRLHAMWRLPAEHLEEAQDDATIVAIRDMERAGIDIVTDGEIRRESYSNRFATALEGIDDENPAMITSRSGHQTPVPRVTGPVKRRGPVELHDMKFLRQNTDRAAKITLPGPFTMSQQAKNEFYKDDEELAMAFAAAVNAEALDLQKAGADVIQLDEPWVRNNPDLARRYAVKAINRALEGITVPTVVHLCFGYAAVVPGSTKPAGYSFLAELADTSAEQISIEAAQPKLDLGVLRDLSSKKIMLGVLDLGNPEIESADVVAGRIRNGLKHVAADRLVIAPDCGMKYMPRHTAFGKLKAMCDAAAIVRKEIS, encoded by the coding sequence ATGAACCTGCCAAAGCACCTGCTGCCGACCACCGTCGTCGGTAGCTATCCGCAGCCGGAATGGCTGGTCGATCGCGCGATGCTGTCCAAGGTGGTGCCGCGCACGCGCCTGCATGCGATGTGGCGGCTGCCGGCCGAGCACCTGGAGGAGGCGCAAGACGACGCCACTATTGTCGCCATCAGGGACATGGAGCGGGCCGGCATCGACATCGTGACCGATGGCGAAATCCGCCGCGAGAGCTACTCCAACCGATTTGCGACGGCGCTCGAAGGCATCGATGACGAAAATCCGGCGATGATCACCTCGCGCAGCGGGCACCAGACGCCGGTGCCGCGCGTCACAGGCCCGGTGAAACGCCGCGGCCCGGTCGAGCTGCACGACATGAAATTCCTGCGCCAGAACACTGATCGCGCAGCAAAAATCACCCTGCCCGGCCCGTTCACGATGAGCCAGCAGGCCAAGAACGAATTCTACAAAGACGACGAGGAACTGGCGATGGCCTTCGCCGCCGCCGTCAACGCCGAAGCGCTCGACCTGCAAAAGGCCGGCGCCGACGTGATCCAGCTCGATGAGCCCTGGGTGCGCAACAATCCCGACCTTGCCCGCCGCTATGCGGTGAAGGCGATCAACCGCGCGCTGGAGGGCATCACCGTGCCGACCGTGGTGCATCTGTGCTTCGGCTATGCCGCGGTCGTGCCCGGCTCGACCAAGCCGGCCGGCTATTCCTTCCTCGCCGAACTCGCCGATACCAGCGCCGAGCAGATCTCGATCGAGGCGGCGCAGCCGAAGCTCGACCTCGGCGTGCTCAGGGATTTGTCGTCGAAGAAGATCATGCTCGGCGTGCTCGACCTCGGCAATCCCGAGATCGAATCCGCTGATGTCGTGGCTGGCCGGATCCGCAACGGCCTCAAGCATGTCGCCGCCGACCGGCTGGTGATCGCGCCCGATTGCGGCATGAAATACATGCCGCGCCATACAGCGTTCGGAAAACTGAAGGCGATGTGCGACGCGGCGGCGATCGTCCGCAAGGAGATCAGCTAA
- a CDS encoding nuclear transport factor 2 family protein, whose translation MPGSHAEIEDDRLIRELLQNWAIWRDAGDWERFRTVWHPDGRMMATWTQGTGDEFIEISKQAWAKGVSILHFLGGISVDLAGHRAISQTKMTISQRAEVEGVLCDVLCTGRFYDFLEKREGRWGIVLRQPIYEKDRMDPVTPGTAPVLDKALLEQFPPGYRHLAYLQTRIGYTVKRDMPGLKGPEVEALYARGAAWLQGKPLS comes from the coding sequence ATGCCCGGAAGTCACGCCGAGATTGAAGATGACCGCCTGATCCGGGAATTGCTGCAGAACTGGGCGATCTGGCGCGATGCCGGCGACTGGGAGCGTTTTCGCACGGTCTGGCATCCCGACGGCCGCATGATGGCGACCTGGACGCAGGGCACCGGCGACGAGTTCATCGAGATCAGCAAGCAGGCATGGGCCAAGGGCGTCAGCATCCTGCATTTCCTCGGCGGCATCTCGGTCGACCTCGCCGGACACCGCGCCATCTCGCAGACCAAGATGACGATCTCGCAACGCGCCGAGGTCGAGGGCGTGCTGTGTGACGTGCTCTGCACCGGGCGGTTCTACGACTTCCTCGAAAAGCGCGAGGGCCGCTGGGGCATCGTGCTGCGCCAGCCGATCTATGAGAAGGACCGCATGGACCCGGTCACGCCCGGCACGGCGCCCGTTCTCGACAAGGCGCTGCTCGAGCAGTTTCCGCCGGGCTACCGGCACCTCGCTTATTTGCAGACCCGCATCGGCTACACCGTGAAGCGCGACATGCCCGGCCTGAAGGGACCGGAGGTCGAGGCTCTATATGCCCGCGGCGCGGCGTGGCTGCAGGGCAAGCCGCTTAGCTGA